A genomic region of Zea mays cultivar B73 chromosome 6, Zm-B73-REFERENCE-NAM-5.0, whole genome shotgun sequence contains the following coding sequences:
- the LOC100281707 gene encoding ATPase, coupled to transmembrane movement of substances, producing the protein MEDDEISELYLLSRFAPSSSTTHQQRLAEMPMDQDLSSELDPALVMSTSTSSSSPPDSAASPSSSFSLPSPPRYTFAVNNLSCPAPRRRAANLLPSFLSYSSSAAASPTPDAAGAAGLLKSVSFTASSSNILAVVGPSGAGKSTLLRILSGRGTGSEIAKPGTVSLNGHAVTSRAQLRRLCGFVTQDDNLLPLLTVRETILFAARFRLRAAATAAERNERVEALMQELGLSDVADSYVGGGDGCGGPSAARGVSGGERKRVSIAVDIVHNPPVLLLDEPTSGLDSRSALDVLQLLHDVSRARRQVVVLSIHQPSYRMLHYISSLLLLSRGAVAHVGTLASLEDALARLGHKIPMQLNPLELAMEVTGQLEEDSSSRIAEHNADDEDEVSGLVSGRRLDVPDQGYCSRFTEVATLTVRCWRTMYRTRELFAARAAQAVVGGLGLGSVYFRLSPDSPDGVALRLGLFAFTLSFLLSSTVEALPILLHERRVLMREASRRAYRLSSYVLANALVFAPCLLAVSLLFSAPLYWLAGLRATPLAAFALFVLAVWLIMLMASSLVLFLSAVSPDFVLGNALICVFLGVFFLFSGYFIPKDNIPRYWAFMYYVSMYRYPLDLLLINEYGGSARGRCVAWMGGKNDAMPGGVCLRTGADVLRDRGIDEGMRWVNVGVMLGFFLLYRILCWAVLVRRASKTTL; encoded by the coding sequence TTCTCCCTCCCATCACCGCCCCGCTACACCTTTGCCGTCAACAACCTCTCgtgccccgcccctcgccgccgcGCCGCCAACCTCCTACCGTCGTTcctgtcctactcctcctccgccgccgctTCGCCGACCCCCGATGCCGCCGGCGCGGCGGGCCTGCTCAAGTCCGTGTCCTTCACCGCGTCCAGCTCCAACATCCTCGCTGTCGTGGGTCCCAGCGGCGCCGGCAAGTCGACGCTGCTCCGCATCCTGTCCGGCCGCGGCACGGGCTCCGAGATCGCCAAGCCCGGCACGGTGTCGCTCAACGGGCACGCGGTCACCTCCCGCGCGCAGCTGCGGCGGCTCTGCGGCTTCGTCACGCAGGACGACAACCTGCTGCCGCTCCTCACGGTCCGCGAGACCATCCTCTTCGCCGCCCGGTTCAGGCTCCGCGCCGCCGCGACAGCCGCGGAGCGCAACGAGCGCGTGGAGGCGCTCATGCAGGAGCTCGGCCTGTCCGACGTCGCCGACAGCTACGTCGGTGGCGGGGACGGCTGCGGCGGGCCGTCCGCCGCCCGCGGGGTGTCGGGAGGCGAGCGGAAGCGGGTGTCCATCGCGGTGGACATCGTGCACAACCCACCGGTGCTGCTGCTGGACGAGCCCACGTCGGGGCTGGACAGCCGGTCCGCCCTGGACGTGCTGCAGCTGCTGCACGACGTGTCCCGCGCGCGGCGCCAGGTGGTGGTGCTCAGCATCCACCAGCCCAGCTACCGCATGCTGCACTACATCTCCTCGCTGCTCCTGCTATCCCGCGGCGCCGTCGCGCACGTCGGCACGCTCGCGTCGCTGGAGGACGCACTGGCGCGGTTGGGCCACAAGATCCCCATGCAGCTCAACCCGCTCGAGCTCGCCATGGAGGTCACCGGCCAGCTCGAAGAGGACAGCAGCTCCAGGATCGCCGAGCACAATGCCGACGACGAGGATGAGGTGAGCGGCCTTGTCAGTGGACGACGCCTCGACGTCCCGGACCAAGGCTACTGCAGCCGCTTCACGGAGGTGGCAACGCTGACCGTGCGCTGCTGGCGCACCATGTACCGCACGCGGGAGCTGTTCGCGGCGCGCGCCGCGCAGGCCGTGGTgggcggcctcggcctcggcagcGTCTACTTCCGCCTCAGCCCGGACAGCCCCGACGGCGTGGCGCTCCGGCTGGGCCTCTTCGCCTTCACCCTCAGCTTCCTGCTCTCGTCCACCGTGGAGGCCCTGCCCATCCTGCTCCACGAGCGCCGCGTGCTGATGCGGGAGGCCTCCAGGCGCGCGTACCGCCTCTCCTCCTACGTGCTCGCCAACGCGCTCGTCTTCGCGCCGTGCCTCCTCGCCGTGTCGCTCCTCTTCTCGGCGCCCCTCTACTGGCTCGCCGGGCTCCGCGCCACGCCGCTCGCCGCCTTCGCCTTGTTCGTCCTTGCCGTCTGGCTCATCATGCTCATGGCCAGCTCCCTCGTGCTCTTCCTCAGCGCCGTGTCGCCGGACTTCGTGCTCGGGAACGCCCTCATCTGCGTGTTCCTGGGCGTCTTCTTCCTCTTCTCCGGCTACTTTATCCCCAAGGACAACATCCCGAGGTACTGGGCGTTCATGTACTACGTGTCCATGTACAGGTACCCGCTGGACCTGCTGCTCATCAACGAGTACGGGGGCAGCGCAAGGGGCAGGTGCGTGGCGTGGATGGGAGGAAAAAATGACGCCATGCCCGGAGGCGTGTGCTTGAGGACCGGAGCCGACGTGCTCAGGGACAGGGGTATCGACGAGGGGATGAGGTGGGTCAACGTCGGAGTCATGCTGGGCTTCTTCCTGCTCTACAGGATCTTGTGCTGGGCTGTGCTCGTCAGGAGGGCCTCCAAGACCACCCTGTGA